The following proteins come from a genomic window of Azoarcus sp. PA01:
- a CDS encoding nitrite reductase, with protein MQNKSWMGKAFALALLPLAVGTVWAQSAPEMTQDEKDKAKQIYFERCAGCHGVLRKGATGKNLEPHWAKTAADGTKTEGGTLKLGTERLEKIIAYGTEGGMVNYDDILTKEEINMMARYIQNTPDVPPEFSLQDMKNSWKLLVPVAERPKKQMNNINLKNVFAVTLRDAGKLALIDGDTHKIWKVLDTGYAVHISRLSASGRYVYTVGRDGLTTIIDMWYEEPKTVATVRLGSDARSVDTSKFKGFEDKYLIGGTYWPPQYSIMDGETLEPIKVVSTRGQTVDGEYHPEPRVASIVASHIKPEWVVNVKETGQIMLVDYTDIKNLKTTTIESAKFLHDGGWDASKRYFMVAANASNKVAAVDTKTGKLAALIDTAKIPHPGRGANFVHPQFGPVWTTGHLGADVISVISTASEEAKYAKHKDQNWKVVQELKMPGAGNLFVKTHPKSKNLWADAPMNPEREVAESVYVFDMNDLAKEPKRLDVAKDSGLPESKAIRRATHPEYNEAGDEVWISLWGGKTDQSAIVIYDDKTLKLKKVITDPAIVTPTGKFNVFNTMQDIY; from the coding sequence GTGCAAAACAAGAGTTGGATGGGCAAGGCGTTCGCGCTGGCGTTGCTGCCGCTGGCCGTGGGCACGGTTTGGGCGCAATCTGCTCCCGAAATGACCCAGGACGAAAAGGACAAGGCGAAGCAGATCTACTTCGAGCGCTGCGCCGGCTGCCACGGCGTGCTGCGCAAGGGGGCGACCGGGAAAAATCTGGAACCGCACTGGGCCAAGACCGCGGCCGACGGAACCAAGACCGAGGGCGGCACGCTCAAGCTCGGCACCGAACGTCTCGAGAAGATCATCGCCTACGGCACCGAAGGCGGGATGGTCAACTACGACGACATCCTGACGAAGGAAGAGATCAACATGATGGCGCGCTACATCCAGAACACCCCGGATGTGCCGCCCGAGTTCTCGCTGCAGGACATGAAGAACAGCTGGAAGCTGCTTGTTCCGGTTGCCGAGCGTCCGAAGAAGCAGATGAACAACATCAACCTGAAGAACGTCTTCGCGGTGACGCTGCGCGACGCCGGCAAGCTCGCGCTGATCGACGGCGACACGCACAAGATCTGGAAAGTGCTCGACACCGGCTACGCGGTGCATATCTCGAGGCTATCGGCGTCGGGGCGCTACGTCTATACCGTCGGTCGTGACGGCCTGACGACGATCATCGACATGTGGTACGAGGAGCCGAAGACGGTCGCGACGGTGCGCCTCGGCTCCGATGCGCGTTCGGTCGACACCTCGAAGTTCAAGGGCTTTGAAGACAAATACCTGATCGGCGGCACCTACTGGCCGCCCCAGTACTCGATCATGGACGGCGAGACGCTCGAGCCGATCAAGGTCGTGTCGACGCGCGGCCAGACGGTCGACGGCGAGTACCACCCGGAGCCGCGCGTCGCGTCGATCGTCGCGTCGCACATCAAGCCGGAGTGGGTCGTCAACGTCAAGGAGACGGGCCAGATCATGCTCGTCGACTACACCGACATCAAGAACCTGAAGACGACGACGATCGAATCGGCGAAGTTCCTGCACGACGGCGGCTGGGACGCCTCCAAGCGCTACTTCATGGTCGCGGCGAACGCGTCGAACAAGGTCGCCGCGGTCGATACGAAGACCGGCAAGCTCGCCGCGCTCATCGACACGGCGAAGATTCCGCACCCGGGCCGCGGCGCGAACTTCGTGCATCCGCAGTTCGGTCCGGTGTGGACGACCGGCCACCTCGGCGCCGACGTGATTTCGGTGATTTCGACCGCGTCGGAAGAGGCCAAGTATGCCAAGCACAAGGACCAGAACTGGAAGGTCGTGCAGGAGCTGAAGATGCCGGGCGCGGGCAACCTGTTCGTCAAGACCCACCCGAAGTCGAAGAACCTGTGGGCTGACGCGCCGATGAACCCGGAACGCGAGGTCGCCGAGTCGGTTTATGTCTTCGACATGAACGACCTGGCGAAGGAACCGAAGCGCCTGGACGTCGCGAAGGACTCCGGTCTGCCCGAAAGCAAGGCGATTCGTCGCGCGACGCACCCGGAGTACAACGAGGCGGGCGACGAAGTGTGGATCTCGCTGTGGGGCGGCAAGACGGACCAGTCGGCGATCGTGATCTACGACGACAAGACCCTCAAGCTGAAGAAGGTCATCACCGACCCCGCGATTGTCACGCCAACCGGCAAGTTCAACGTGTTCAACACGATGCAGGACATCTACTGA
- a CDS encoding Lrp/AsnC family transcriptional regulator → MMAAHCENPPPQDGALGCAPGVGCDEAIERRIIVATQGGLPLVPEPWDEVAREVGLPVDELLCRVRGMLERGIIRRIGAVPNHYAIGYTANGMSVWDVADECVDAVGEFIGALEAVTHCYRRPRRLPDWPYNLFAMVHGRSHDEVRQQISDISSRIAARFPGACRSRDVLFSSAILKKTGLRIGGSAPKGHKRE, encoded by the coding sequence GTGATGGCCGCGCACTGCGAAAATCCACCCCCGCAGGACGGCGCCCTCGGCTGCGCGCCCGGCGTCGGTTGCGACGAGGCGATCGAGCGACGCATCATCGTCGCGACCCAGGGCGGTCTGCCGCTAGTCCCCGAGCCGTGGGACGAAGTGGCGCGGGAAGTCGGGCTGCCGGTCGACGAACTGCTTTGTCGCGTCCGCGGGATGCTCGAGCGCGGAATCATCCGTCGCATCGGCGCGGTACCGAATCATTACGCGATCGGCTACACCGCGAACGGCATGAGCGTGTGGGATGTTGCGGACGAATGTGTCGATGCCGTGGGCGAGTTCATCGGTGCACTCGAGGCCGTCACGCACTGCTATCGACGTCCGCGCCGTCTCCCGGACTGGCCGTACAACCTCTTCGCGATGGTTCACGGGCGCAGCCATGACGAGGTGCGGCAGCAGATCAGCGACATTTCGAGCCGTATCGCGGCCCGTTTTCCCGGCGCCTGCCGCAGCCGCGACGTGTTGTTCTCGTCGGCAATCCTGAAGAAAACGGGGCTGCGGATCGGTGGCTCAGCACCAAAGGGACACAAGCGCGAGTGA
- a CDS encoding AsnC family transcriptional regulator, translated as MSRATAKGQASLLDETDRVLINMLQGDFPLVRKPFADVAVRLGIDERQVIDRLQRLLDQRVLTRFGPMFQIERIGGAFCLAAISVPEPDFERVTAEVNAFAEVAHNYRRDHALNMWFVLATENPQGIAETARRIEAATGLPVFLFPKEREYFVEMKLEA; from the coding sequence ATGAGCCGAGCGACAGCGAAAGGGCAGGCGTCGCTGCTCGACGAGACCGACCGGGTGCTGATCAACATGCTGCAAGGGGATTTTCCGCTGGTGCGCAAGCCGTTTGCCGACGTCGCGGTCCGGCTCGGGATCGACGAGAGGCAGGTCATCGACCGGCTGCAGCGCCTGCTCGATCAGCGGGTGCTGACCCGGTTCGGCCCGATGTTCCAGATCGAGCGGATCGGCGGCGCGTTCTGCCTCGCCGCCATCAGCGTGCCCGAACCCGATTTCGAGCGCGTCACCGCCGAAGTGAATGCCTTTGCCGAAGTGGCACACAACTACCGTCGCGACCACGCGCTCAACATGTGGTTCGTCCTCGCGACCGAAAATCCGCAGGGCATAGCCGAGACGGCAAGACGGATCGAAGCGGCGACCGGGCTGCCGGTGTTCCTGTTTCCGAAGGAACGGGAGTACTTCGTCGAAATGAAGCTGGAGGCGTGA
- a CDS encoding Lrp/AsnC family transcriptional regulator encodes MCTTTMAGREVVHQPQAAAFRLLNDYQRGFPLVSEPFVAIAAQCGLSEPAVLAALQDWLDSGVVSRVGAVFAPRRVGASALAALAAPLARLESIAARISAVPEVNHNYQREHSLNLWFVITAASEQRLQQVVAEIERDTGCRVVVLPLEEEFHIDLGFDLGGAVRGAVSAARGDLPPLGETACALPGLERRLMTALQAGLPLLPRPFDALGRKVGLSEAMVIELIASWLENGLIKRFGIVVRHHELGFRANAMCVWDVPDDQVSELGRSLAAEPAVTLCYRRSRVVPDWPYNLFCMIHGKSREAVLEVREAIAARHQMNRWSGAVLFSTRRFKQQGARYLADGDA; translated from the coding sequence ATGTGCACCACGACAATGGCCGGGCGCGAAGTGGTTCATCAGCCCCAGGCGGCCGCGTTTCGCCTGCTCAATGACTACCAGCGCGGCTTTCCGCTCGTTTCCGAGCCGTTCGTCGCGATCGCCGCACAATGCGGACTGAGCGAGCCGGCTGTGCTCGCCGCGCTGCAGGACTGGCTGGACTCCGGCGTCGTCAGCCGGGTGGGAGCGGTATTCGCGCCGCGGCGCGTCGGCGCGAGCGCGCTGGCGGCGCTCGCCGCACCGCTAGCGCGGCTCGAGTCGATCGCTGCCCGCATCAGCGCAGTGCCGGAAGTGAATCACAACTACCAGCGCGAACATTCACTCAATCTGTGGTTCGTGATCACGGCGGCGTCGGAGCAGCGATTGCAGCAGGTCGTTGCGGAAATCGAGCGGGACACCGGCTGCAGGGTCGTCGTGCTGCCGCTCGAAGAAGAGTTCCACATCGATCTGGGCTTCGATCTCGGCGGGGCGGTGCGCGGCGCAGTCAGCGCTGCGAGAGGCGATTTGCCGCCCCTCGGCGAGACGGCGTGCGCGCTGCCCGGCCTCGAGCGTCGGTTGATGACGGCGTTGCAGGCGGGGTTGCCGTTGCTGCCGCGCCCGTTCGACGCGCTCGGGCGCAAGGTCGGGCTCAGCGAAGCGATGGTCATCGAGTTGATCGCTTCGTGGCTCGAAAACGGCCTGATCAAGCGTTTCGGAATCGTCGTACGCCATCATGAGCTCGGCTTTCGCGCGAACGCGATGTGCGTCTGGGATGTTCCGGACGACCAGGTCAGCGAACTGGGCCGCAGTCTCGCTGCCGAGCCTGCAGTGACGCTTTGCTACCGGCGCAGCCGCGTCGTGCCGGACTGGCCGTACAACCTGTTCTGCATGATCCATGGCAAGTCGCGCGAAGCGGTGCTCGAGGTGCGCGAAGCCATCGCTGCACGCCACCAGATGAATCGTTGGTCCGGCGCCGTGCTGTTCAGCACCCGGCGCTTCAAGCAGCAGGGCGCGCGTTATCTCGCGGACGGTGACGCATGA
- a CDS encoding protein nirF, with amino-acid sequence MPGSKVKRAALTVAMLLLSACASQPPVALRGTGDLGVIVERATGRLQVIETTQRRALAQVSGLGDLSHASVVFSRDSRYAYVFGRDGGLTKVDLLTATIANRVVQAGNAIGGAISQDGRILVAQNYEPGGIKAFDAGTLELLADVPAAYGPDGKRSKVVGLADLPGNRFVYSLFDANEIRVTDLSDPQHPKTERYPSGKQPYDALVTPDGRYYIAGLFGEDGLSMLDLWHAEKGVRTILPGYGRGEQALPVYKMPHLRGWAVAGGRAYLPAIGRHEVLVVELGSWKEIARIPVKSQPVFVMARPDGREVWVNFAFPDNGWVQVIDTIQNNIVDTLQPGRAILHMEFAPKGEEVWVSARDDNKVVIYGTAKRDKRAELPAASPSGIFFTSRAFRTGF; translated from the coding sequence ATGCCCGGAAGCAAAGTGAAGCGTGCAGCATTGACAGTCGCGATGCTCCTGCTGTCGGCGTGCGCGTCCCAACCGCCGGTCGCCTTGCGTGGCACCGGCGATCTCGGCGTCATCGTCGAGCGTGCGACCGGACGGTTGCAGGTCATCGAGACGACGCAGCGCCGGGCGCTCGCGCAAGTTTCCGGCCTCGGCGATCTGTCCCATGCATCGGTGGTGTTTTCCCGCGACAGCCGTTATGCCTACGTGTTCGGTCGCGACGGGGGGCTGACCAAAGTCGATCTCCTCACCGCGACGATCGCGAACCGCGTGGTACAGGCCGGCAACGCGATCGGCGGCGCGATTTCCCAGGACGGACGAATCCTCGTCGCGCAGAACTACGAACCCGGCGGAATCAAGGCTTTCGACGCGGGCACGCTCGAACTGCTCGCCGACGTGCCGGCCGCCTACGGCCCCGATGGCAAGCGCTCGAAAGTCGTCGGCCTGGCCGATCTGCCGGGCAACCGTTTCGTCTATTCGCTGTTCGACGCGAACGAAATCCGCGTCACCGATCTGTCCGATCCGCAGCATCCGAAAACCGAGCGTTACCCGTCCGGCAAGCAGCCGTACGATGCGCTGGTGACGCCGGACGGGCGCTACTACATTGCCGGGCTGTTCGGCGAGGACGGTCTGTCGATGCTCGACCTGTGGCATGCCGAAAAGGGCGTGCGCACCATCCTGCCCGGCTACGGCCGGGGCGAGCAGGCGTTGCCGGTGTACAAGATGCCGCACCTGCGCGGCTGGGCCGTTGCCGGGGGACGTGCCTATCTGCCGGCGATCGGCCGTCACGAGGTCCTGGTCGTCGAGCTCGGCAGCTGGAAGGAGATCGCGCGGATTCCGGTCAAGAGCCAGCCGGTGTTCGTGATGGCGAGGCCCGACGGCCGCGAAGTGTGGGTCAATTTCGCCTTCCCGGACAACGGCTGGGTCCAGGTGATCGATACCATCCAGAACAACATAGTCGATACGCTGCAGCCAGGTCGGGCCATTCTCCATATGGAATTCGCCCCGAAAGGCGAGGAGGTCTGGGTGTCTGCGCGTGACGACAACAAGGTCGTGATCTACGGGACAGCGAAGCGCGACAAGCGTGCCGAACTCCCGGCCGCCAGCCCGAGCGGCATTTTCTTCACCAGTCGCGCCTTCCGGACAGGGTTCTAG
- a CDS encoding cytochrome c: protein MLIAAFLPALVVPVHAQGPAPDDKRQRELVHMVRQDCGSCHGLTLQGGLGPALTPAALRGKPSEGLVATIIGGRPGTPMPPFRGLIEESEAAWVVERLLEGFPADGGPQSAQRTAGTR from the coding sequence ATCCTGATCGCGGCTTTCCTTCCGGCGCTGGTTGTCCCGGTCCACGCCCAGGGTCCCGCCCCCGACGACAAGCGGCAGCGCGAGCTGGTGCATATGGTTCGCCAGGACTGCGGATCGTGTCACGGGCTGACCTTGCAGGGCGGCCTCGGCCCGGCTCTCACCCCGGCGGCGCTGCGGGGCAAACCTTCGGAGGGACTGGTCGCGACGATTATCGGGGGCCGCCCCGGCACACCGATGCCGCCGTTTCGCGGCCTGATCGAGGAATCGGAAGCTGCATGGGTCGTGGAACGGCTCCTCGAAGGCTTTCCCGCGGATGGCGGCCCGCAATCCGCCCAACGGACGGCGGGGACGCGGTAA